One stretch of Streptosporangiales bacterium DNA includes these proteins:
- a CDS encoding helix-turn-helix domain-containing protein yields the protein MTAEGLSAVASVLANRTRAEFCNALMDGQAWSVSRLAREAGVALPTASEHVTALVAAGLCTEHRRGRSRYVELAGPRVAACLEDLAALTEPRPAVLRSLKAVSRRDALARGRTCYDHLAGRLGVAVSEALRTRGVLDARLAVTPDGLEWIAEHLGGPVVAGRRPLSRSCLDWTERRPHLAGAAGAHLCSAFFAQHWIRRIGTSRAVRLTPDGEQALHALLGPIVTAAVTPT from the coding sequence ATGACGGCCGAAGGACTTTCCGCTGTCGCGTCGGTGTTGGCCAACCGCACGCGCGCCGAGTTCTGCAATGCCCTCATGGACGGCCAGGCGTGGTCCGTCTCCCGGCTGGCGAGGGAAGCCGGCGTCGCCCTGCCGACGGCGAGCGAGCACGTGACCGCGCTCGTCGCCGCCGGCCTGTGCACGGAGCACCGGCGCGGGCGGAGCCGGTACGTCGAGCTGGCCGGGCCGCGCGTGGCCGCCTGCCTGGAGGACCTGGCTGCTCTGACCGAGCCCCGCCCCGCGGTGCTGCGCAGCCTCAAGGCAGTGTCGAGGCGGGACGCGCTCGCCCGCGGCCGCACCTGTTACGACCACCTGGCCGGCCGACTCGGCGTGGCCGTCAGCGAGGCCCTCAGGACCCGCGGCGTGCTCGACGCCAGGCTCGCCGTCACGCCGGACGGGCTGGAGTGGATCGCCGAGCATCTCGGCGGCCCGGTGGTCGCAGGTCGCCGCCCGCTCTCCCGCAGCTGCCTCGACTGGACCGAGCGCCGCCCGCACCTCGCCGGCGCGGCAGGCGCCCACCTCTGCAGCGCGTTCTTCGCCCAGCACTGGATCCGCCGGATCGGCACCAGCCGCGCCGTCCGCCTCACCCCCGACGGCGAGCAAGCCCTACACGCCCTACTCGGCCCAATCGTCACGGCCGCCGTCACGCCCACCTAG
- a CDS encoding isocitrate lyase/phosphoenolpyruvate mutase family protein, with the protein MEILTDPTYTVPAVPQADTGVAWLRASVPRFAEGEPHARRRALAERLLAAVDPAALRRPGAPVANLAEALGLPRTVVGDVAEVASCYQPHLPVTTAADEAVARLVTAAGGRWDEPTAVRIGLLVQASGPTDALLAGRRPPVPTTRRVAPDGTELAVDLTDHPFGAGRHACPAQAHAEAMVEGARLFHRMHQGPEPLVLPNAWDVASAAALVAAGFGAVATTSLGVAAAHGLPDGAGRTRAETVALARRLVALPVPVTVDVEYGLGADPAELAAELSALGVAGINLEDGRPDGLALAADHAQLVGRVKAAAPELFVNARVDTHWQGIDLEETRPRAARYVDAGADGVFVPGLTDEPEIGRLVEALPVPLNLLSQLPLGRLRALGVRRVSTGSLLFRAALKATTDAAAAILASGQVTDVPSYDEVAGRSVP; encoded by the coding sequence ATGGAGATCCTGACCGACCCCACCTACACCGTCCCCGCGGTGCCGCAGGCGGACACGGGCGTGGCCTGGCTGCGCGCGAGCGTCCCCAGGTTCGCCGAGGGCGAGCCGCACGCCAGGCGCCGCGCGCTCGCGGAGCGGCTGCTCGCCGCGGTCGACCCAGCTGCGCTGCGCCGCCCCGGCGCACCCGTCGCCAACCTCGCCGAGGCGCTCGGCCTGCCGCGCACCGTGGTGGGTGACGTGGCCGAGGTCGCCTCCTGCTACCAGCCGCACCTGCCGGTCACCACGGCCGCCGACGAGGCGGTCGCCCGGTTGGTGACCGCGGCCGGCGGCCGCTGGGACGAGCCGACCGCCGTGCGGATCGGACTCCTCGTGCAGGCGTCCGGCCCCACCGACGCGCTGCTCGCCGGCCGGCGGCCGCCGGTGCCGACCACCCGCCGGGTCGCACCCGACGGCACCGAGCTCGCCGTCGACCTCACCGACCACCCGTTCGGGGCGGGCCGGCACGCCTGTCCGGCGCAGGCCCACGCCGAGGCGATGGTGGAAGGCGCACGGCTCTTCCACCGCATGCACCAAGGACCCGAGCCGCTGGTGCTGCCGAACGCCTGGGACGTGGCGTCGGCCGCCGCACTGGTGGCCGCCGGCTTCGGTGCGGTCGCCACGACCAGCCTCGGCGTCGCGGCGGCGCACGGCCTCCCGGACGGGGCAGGCAGGACCCGCGCGGAGACCGTGGCGCTCGCCCGGCGGCTGGTGGCGCTACCGGTGCCGGTCACCGTCGACGTCGAGTACGGGCTCGGGGCCGACCCGGCCGAGCTGGCGGCCGAGCTGTCCGCCCTCGGCGTCGCCGGCATCAACCTCGAGGACGGCCGGCCGGACGGCCTCGCGCTCGCGGCGGACCACGCGCAGCTCGTCGGCCGGGTGAAGGCGGCCGCGCCCGAGCTGTTCGTCAACGCCCGGGTCGACACCCACTGGCAGGGCATCGACCTGGAGGAGACAAGGCCCCGCGCTGCGCGCTACGTGGACGCCGGCGCCGACGGCGTCTTCGTGCCCGGGCTCACCGACGAGCCCGAGATCGGCAGGCTCGTCGAGGCCCTGCCGGTGCCGCTCAACCTGCTGAGCCAGCTGCCGCTCGGCCGGCTGCGGGCGCTCGGCGTCCGCCGGGTGAGCACCGGCTCGCTGCTGTTCCGCGCGGCGCTCAAGGCGACCACCGACGCCGCCGCGGCGATCCTGGCCAGCGGCCAGGTCACGGACGTGCCCTCGTACGACGAGGTCGCCGGACGTAGCGTGCCCTAG